Proteins encoded by one window of Labrus bergylta chromosome 2, fLabBer1.1, whole genome shotgun sequence:
- the coq2 gene encoding 4-hydroxybenzoate polyprenyltransferase, mitochondrial encodes MLPAHLTCRLTLNALRRTHLGAGLPSCFIHTDGGRTRNDLHGVSTPTRRVFPKQSAICPMHRRYDTQQYGRRSFSLSAATIVNSAPALVQPYLRLMRLDKPIGTWLLYLPCTWSIALAADPGCLPHLGILTLFGTGALLMRGAGCTINDMWDKDFDQKVARTATRPIASGEISRMQALVFLGGQLSLALGVLLCLNYYSIALGAASLSLVFTYPLMKRITYWPQLVLGLTFNWGALLGWAAVKGSCDWSVCLPLYFSGVMWTLIYDTIYAHQDKEDDVKVGVKSTALRFQEQTKTWLSGFTVAMMSGLVAAGVNAEQTLPYYAVLSAVAIHLTHQIYTLDINKPEDCWKKFVSNRNLGLLLFLGIVAGNLWKERQETLLQDEEAPR; translated from the exons ATGCTACCTGCCCACCTGACCTGCCGGTTAACTCTGAATGCCCTGAGGAGGACTCACCTCGGAGCTGGTCTTCCAAGCTGCTTCATTCACACAGATGGAGGGAGGACGAGAAATGATCTCCACGGTGTTTCCACCCCGACGAGAAGAGTGTTTCCAAAGCAGAGTGCAATCTGCCCGATGCACAGACGATACGACACACAGCAATATGGGAGAAGGTCATTTAGTTTGTCAGCTGCGACGATTGTGAACTCAGCGCCAGCACTTGTTCAACCATACCTTCGACTGATGAGGCTGGACAAACCTATTG GGACATGGCTGCTGTACCTTCCGTGTACTTGGAGCATCGCTTTGGCTGCGGACCCTGGCTGCCTCCCACATCTGGGAATACTCACCTTGTTTGGCACTGGCGCTCTGCTGATGAGAGGAGCGGGCTGCACCATCAATGACATGTGGGATAAAGACTTTGATCAAAAG GTCGCCCGGACGGCTACTCGGCCGATTGCCTCAGGGGAGATTTCTCGCATGCAGGCTCTTGTCTTTCTCGGAGGGCAGCTCTCACTGGCTCTTGGAGTGCTCTTGTGTCTGAACTATTACAG CATAGCTTTAGGTGCTGCTTCACTATCTCTTGTCTTCACCTACCCTCTGATGAAGAGAATCACTTACTGGCCGCAGTTAGTGTTGG GTCTCACCTTTAACTGGGGAGCGCTTCTCGGCTGGGCGGCTGTCAAGGGCTCCTGTGATTGGTCGGTGTGCCTCCCTCTGTATTTCTCAGGAGTGATGTGGACGCTGATATATGACACAATATATGCACATCAG GATAAGGAAGATGATGTTAAGGTAGGAGTCAAATCTACTGCTCTGAGGTTCCAGGAGCAGACGAAAACTTGGCTCAGTGGTTTTACAGTCGCCATGATGTCAGGACTTGTTGCTGCTGGGGTCAACGCCGAACAGACTCTTCCTTACTATGCTGTATTGTCTGCTGTGGCCATTCACCTTACACATCAG ATTTACACATTGGACATTAACAAACCAGAAGACTGTTGGAAGAAGTTTGTCTCAAACAGAAACCTTGGACTGTTGCTATTTTTAGGAATAGTTGCTGGCAATTTATGGAAAGAAAGACAAGAGACTTTGCTGCAAGACGAGGAAGCACCCAGATAA